One genomic region from Nitrosopumilus sp. encodes:
- a CDS encoding polyprenyl synthetase family protein — protein MKKTKQMEQNAKTVNKYLNSKLKGNPKKLYDAAGHLIVNGGKRLRPYMVIRSCQILKGKVSNAMPAASAVEMVHNFTLVHDDIMDNDEMRHGVPTVHKKFGMPIAILAGDVLFSKAFQVITDSKLSTDATTQLVSRLAKACVDVCEGQLLDIKMAEEKKIPSQAEYITMIGKKTAALFDVSCAMGAICATSKAKDISNLSSFGRNLGIAFQITDDLIGVMGDPKITKKPVGNDLREGKKSLPILMAIKLAKGKDKKIILKAFGNSEISKTDLSKAVEVIRSLGIEQNVRKQALKYAEKAEKSLAMYSGPSKSELISLLDFVVKRSV, from the coding sequence ATGAAAAAAACTAAACAAATGGAACAAAACGCAAAAACCGTCAACAAATATCTTAATTCAAAACTAAAAGGAAATCCAAAGAAACTCTATGATGCTGCAGGGCATCTAATCGTGAATGGAGGAAAGAGGCTCAGACCATATATGGTAATTAGAAGTTGTCAAATTTTAAAAGGAAAAGTCTCCAATGCAATGCCTGCAGCAAGTGCAGTAGAAATGGTACATAATTTTACATTAGTTCATGACGACATTATGGATAATGATGAAATGCGACATGGGGTGCCAACAGTTCATAAAAAATTTGGAATGCCAATAGCAATTCTTGCAGGAGATGTATTATTTTCAAAAGCATTTCAAGTAATCACAGATTCAAAATTATCAACAGATGCAACTACTCAACTAGTATCAAGACTTGCAAAAGCTTGTGTAGATGTATGTGAAGGTCAATTACTAGATATCAAAATGGCAGAGGAGAAAAAGATACCATCGCAAGCAGAATACATTACAATGATAGGTAAAAAAACGGCTGCACTGTTTGATGTATCTTGTGCAATGGGAGCAATTTGTGCAACAAGTAAGGCAAAAGATATTTCGAATCTTTCATCATTTGGAAGGAATTTAGGAATAGCATTTCAAATCACTGATGATCTTATTGGGGTCATGGGCGATCCTAAAATTACCAAAAAGCCAGTAGGCAATGATCTTAGGGAAGGCAAAAAATCACTTCCAATTCTAATGGCAATCAAATTAGCAAAAGGTAAAGATAAAAAAATCATTCTAAAAGCATTTGGAAATTCAGAAATTTCAAAAACAGATCTGAGCAAAGCGGTTGAAGTCATTAGATCCCTAGGTATTGAGCAAAATGTAAGAAAACAGGCTCTAAAATATGCAGAAAAAGCTGAAAAATCATTAGCGATGTATTCAGGTCCTTCAAAATCAGAATTAATTTCATTATTAGATTTTGTTGTTAAAAGAAGCGTATAG